The nucleotide sequence CAGAGGCCTGGTGGCTGTTGAGATCAGGCTGTGATGTACTCTAACGCATTCCACGCTGTGTAAAACAGCGATTTTCCAGACTGCACCTTGTCCTGACAGATTCCGTTTTACAGGCAGCTTTTGACTCTGTTTTAAAGATGGAGGATGACGCTGCATCTGGGTGGACCTATGAACGACACCATCTATCCAGAACCACCCATGTGGTACGGAGTGATACACGGCTTCCTCTTGGGAGCAGACAGAGAGCCACTGCACAAATTTATCAAGGTGAATTGGTGGTATAGGGGCTCGTATTTAAATAATATCAGGGAAACTAGGAAGTTACTGAACATACCAGGGAAGAATATAGTTCCATTTCCTGTACTCCTCAAGAAGAGGACAATCAACCCTGTGATGACAATGGTCCCCATGTCATCATCTGGTGTTTATATTAAAGGACCAACAGGCAGAAAACTCCTGATTGTCCCAGGGCTTCAACTTAGCTTTATCCCTGGTCTTGATATGGCCTATTTAACTGctacctgtccatccatccatccatccatccatccacccatccatccatccgcccatccatccttccatctgtCTGACTGTATCTGGTTCCCCTTCACTTCCCCTCACACCTCACCTGACTATGGCTGACAGCCTCAGCAGCCCCCCCAGGTGAGTTAGCTTACTGTGCTTTCCACAGAGACTCCATTTGTAAATCTATGaatttccctgcttctcaggcCTCTGCAATCTCTTGAATTTTGCTGTGGCCATTTAATTCTCTACAGCTATTCTGTAacctatacatatgtatatttagagATATATTTacacccaggtgtgtgtgtgtgtgtgtgtgtgtgtgtgtgtgtgtgtgtaatgtgtgagctgagagttaatattagtaattaaggTTGTAATGGAGGGATCTGTGCTTGCCTCAGGCGAGGCCACCAAGGAGCACAGGATTCTGGTAAATTGCTGCCAGTGAGACCACCATACCTTGTGGATTTACTGTTGTTCAGTAACATTCTGACACAGTACACACTGTCTGTGACACAGTGTGCTCAtgacagaggtcatggagggaagATGTGAAGTCTCCAGGCCTTGTGGGGGATCGGGGAACATGATGAATGGAGGAAACCTTCCCAACAAAGCTGGTAGGAAGCTGCTGGCAGCTTGGGATCTTCCACCACAGTTCACACGTGAGGGGTTTCTATTCACTTGAGCAAAGAAGGAAATTGGGACAGAGACAAGCTGACCTTGAGGACAGATGCAGAGTGAGACAGTCCAGTCACAAAAAATACATGCAGGGTTGGAGCAAtgggttcagcggttaagagcagtggctgctcttccagaggactcaggttcaattcctagcacaagGTGTTCATAACTGTCTAACGCCAGCattgtgggaggcctgctcccactttttaaatggttcctatgaggaggagagaggaataagaaatattaggtagaatgaTAGGCCTCGCTGActagaggaaagacagaaacacaggatagcttcgggaggacctgggtaaATATCtaacagcccagaactttattcaaaagggctttttataacaatgccaaggggcgaggcaaaagacctcccccttgctagatacagccaagtgtcgacccttccaaacacctggtacccaggcctgtggttcaatcatcctcttatgcagtcctgctgggtaaagcaagctcagatctcactaggaaacctctgtgggctcccacacagcGTTGTTGATGCGAGCTACTAGAGGGACCCACATCATGGAAAGAGAGAGCGGAGTGGGtgtggccagggctggagagctaCCGTTTCAGCATGGTAAAATGGGAAGGTTCTCTGGGTTATGATGGCGATGGTTccatgaggatctgaatttgaacCAGTAAGGGAGGGCAGCCCCCTCAGAGTCAGTACCCGACACACCCAGACatcaaattctcagcacaaaggagatttattacccTAGCGGGGTAAGCAGGGGGAGGCTGCAAAGGCAGACAGCAggtgtttttattctatttatttgtttatttgtttatttatttatttattttgcaggttttttttgtttttttttttttggttttttttttttttttttttttttggtttttcgagacagggtttctctgtgtagctttgtgcctttcctggagttcacttggtagcccaggctggcctcaaactcacagagatccgcctggctctgcctcccgagtgctgggatgaaaggcgtgcgccaccaccgcccggcccaggagtgggtttttaaagagaaaagggagtCCGTGCTAGGGTGAGTTGGTAAATCCTGACTGGACAGGGTAGCCAAATagtgaattttgattgttggaccttggtgttttgtctgaggaatgagtcagtggccaGATGAAAAGACTGGACCCTGGggactagctttaggaatgtaatctaacggtTTTGAGCAAGGGGAGAAAGGTAAAAAGGCAAAGCCTGTCTGgaccatgtttgccatgctctgGCCTGCTAGAGCCCTTCAGAATCTCAGAaccaacctaaaaaaaaaaaaactgggcatggcTGGGTATGGCTggtcacgtctttaatcccagcactaggggggcagaggcaagagtatgttgtgagtttgaggccagcctggtctacatagtgagcttcaggacagccagaactacacagagaaaccctgtcttgaaacaaaacaaatacacataaagaaaagaaagggaaaagagagaggaaactggGTGGGGTGCCTGCCTGTGATCCcgtgctgggaggtggaagttcACAGGCAGGATCCCggggcttgctggacagccagtctagcctagtGTGTGGGCTCCAGAGCAGCGGGAGAGCCTGTCCCAGCGAAGAATGTGGGTGACATCTGAGGAATGGTAcccgaagttgtcctctggcgtCCGCATGCACGTGCCAACAcacgtgcacagacacacaatggCTAAGCCGGCTAATTTTATGTCGTGCACACTTGACCGTCCTTTAAAAAGGAAGTGTGACCGCTACTCTGAGTATGGAAGAGGAAGGGATTAAAGGATCTCtcatttctagaaaaataaaaggcatggGTGTGAGGGTTCCTTTTATACAGAAGGCAGGTGAAGTCAAGGGGGCTGAGGAGAGCTGGGCGAGGGTGGCCGCCCACCTCCAGGCTGCTGTTGGCATAGCCTCTAGGTCAGTGCCCTTCACACAGGAGAAAAGCTGGTAGTGCTTGTAACATTTCGAAAGGTCAGAATCACTTGGAAGTTGGGCCTGCTGCCTAAATGCATGATAAtagcaaatttaaaaattaattactgGGCTCTCTCCTGCTGACACCGAGAGCAGGTGCCTCTGAGGAACGGAGAGAGAGACTGCCACTCAAAGACGCCAAGGTGTTTGGGGGGCCCTTTCACTGTCTCCTTCTATTCTGGGGAGCCAGCTAAGCTCTGCTTGATGCCATTGTCCAGGACAACAATACGtttgaaatgaaaaatgttcCAGGCGGATACAAAGGGGATGCCTTCTGGATTCCAAGCCCAGACAGGGATAAAAGAGCCATTTAACCAAGGGGAATGGAAGAGTCCCCTCAGCTGGAGCCTGGGGGACCCTGGATCACCTTTGAACTCCCCGAGCTGTATGGAAACCCCTGGAAACGGAACCGGCTGAGTGAACAGAGCACGGCTCAGCAGAGACAATGAGTGTTGAATGCTTGTTAGAGCCAAGTGTGCCAAATGTGCCGTACAGTGCCAGCATCCTAACTCCTCTGTGGAGTGGTCCCCCCAGGTGTCCCCAAATCCCTTGCTCATGGCCTCAAGCTACTACAGGCAGAGCTTCTCCGGATTCAGTGTCCACTCTGACTAACCGTGAAGTCCTTTCTGATGCATGATGGTGGCAGCCTCCTGCGCAGGTAGCCAAGGCTTAGTTGGGTTAAGTGTGAGGCTTCACTGATTCCTCCTGAGATGGGAACCATTTCTGTACTAGTCAGTATGGCTGTGGTTTGCTGCAGAGCTGAACATCCATTCATGTTATATCTAGTGCTGGATGACGGGGCATTGTGCTCTGAGTCTCCCTCAGGAAGCCAAGTCATGCCAGAGGAGGGGACATGGGGCTCGTAGAGGAAaggcttcatttttaaaatatttatttacttattgatgtgcatgtgcacttgtgtgagTTTACGTGCACCACATGcagtacaggtgcccacagaagccagaaaagggcatcagagcccctaaCACTGGACTTAGGGGCAGCTGTGAGTCCTTTAATGAACcaaacctgggacctctgcaagcatagtcggtgctcttaaccactgagccatctctccagctctgttcatccacatttttttttttttttgatttttcgagacagggttcctctgtgtagctttgcgcctttcctgggactcacttggtagcccaggctggcctcaaactcacagagatccgcctgcctctgcctcccgaatgctgggattaaaggcgtgcgccaccgccgcccggctcatCCACATTTTTTAAGTGGCTTGGCCGCAGCCAAcctcggggggtggggtgggggtggggggtgggggtggggagagctgcTCTGCTTTGTGCCCCGTGCTTATGGGATGGCGGCATTTATGCTTACACAGGATTTTTCCCGTTTGCTTCACTAGCTTGTCAGGACGGAGGCAAAGAATTGTGTATGACGCACACTGAGAAACACCAGGCCCTCTGCAGACGTAAATTATGGATGTAAAACACAAATGTGAACTATTAACGCGGGGCTGGGGATCCGGCCGTCAGGGTAGGGCTTGCTATACAAgcataaggacccgagtttggaccCCAGAACTTGCATAAAAATGGGgcgcagtggtgcatgcctgtaaccccaatgcTGGGAGGTGCAGGCCAGCAGATTCGAgggaccagccagtctagcagaaacTGGGAACTACAGCTTCAgtgagaaatcttgtcttaaaaaaacaagatggagagaGATTGAGGGAAATGCCGATATCCTAACTCCTGACTTCTACAAGCATCATACAAATAACTACACACTCATAGGATGTATTATATTTGCTATTGCTACTGGTAATAATGAGTTGTCACATCACTCCAACAATATGCTGTGGCTGTTACCCCATggcatgggggtggtggtggtggtaacctCTCCCAGGCAGGCCGAGGACAGAGGGCAGCCCCTTTGGCATCCTCTCTGTGTTTGACTTCTGTGGTATCGACTGTAGTTAGAGTGTTTTCTCTCCCTGAAGTTCCTGTTGTTTTTTCTGTTCCCGCAGCCGCAGAAGCATCAGAATTTTAATAGACTTGGGCCCCGGAGCCCAACAGCAAAGCATCGCAATGCACACGCGGATGGGAGGTGCAGAGCCTCGTGTGAGCATGGGGTCTGCAAGCCGATGGTACGATGgtaggcggcggcggcggcggcggcggcggcggggaggcTTCCGGGGCAATTCGGGGTGGTGGGGCACCTTTTTAATTGACTCTGTTTTCCTGGTCCTGGCCCTGTCCCAAAGTTAGGTTTGGTACCAGCATTTAGAACTATCTCATCAGGAAAGGTCTTTCATCTCTCGGAGAGTTTCCGAGTGTCAGTCACTGGGGCTGATGTTTCTGAATGCTCTTCTCGCCTCTCTCAGCCCTTTCTCCCTTGGCCTGTGCAgccattttttcctttccctcccgCAGATCTCCTGTAAGCTCTCATGGCCCGCCCTCTTCTCTGGTAGCAGGTAGAGTGTGATGGAGTTTCAGAGTGCATCTGTGGCTTCAGACACACCCAAGAGCAACTCCTGGCTCTTACAGGCTGTATGCGCTTGGGCCATTCCCTAACCTCCCTGAGCCTGATTTCGTCATAACGCACAGGGAAGGTAGTGCCTGGCCGATAGATGTATAAACAAACCTCCtgtgtggctctgtttctgtctgtctgtctgtccctccatccCACCAGTCTGTCATCTTCACCACCTGCCCCTCAGCAACCTGGCCCAGTCTGCTGTTCCCCGGGGTTTTCCCAAGTTGCTGTGACGAccccctcttccccccaccccgcccccaccccacccccactgtgtcTAGTATGTCTTCTCTGTTCCATGGAGGAGAGGGTGGAGCTGGAGGCTAAGATGAagtgtggatggggagggggttaGAGAGAGTAGGGGGAGGGGGTAGAGAGGCAAGGGGATAGGGATGGGGGGGATTGGGGGGTAGGTAGGGGGTGGAAGGACTTAGGCAGTCCAGAgcatggtggggtgtgtgtgagaaagTCCAGCACTAGCTGGCTTTGTAGGACCAGGATTCTGTGAACCTTCTACATCAgcggttttcaaccttcctaatgctgtgaccctttagtgacccccaactataaaattattttcgatGCTACCTCATACCTGTAATTCTGCtgctgttatgagttgtaatgtaatgTGTATTTTTGTAATTGTATGTAATGTAATGTGTAATTATGTGATTGTGATGTAATGTGTTTTtcggatggtcttaggtgacccctgtgaaaggatcatttggtGCCCCCCAAAGGGGCCgtagcccacaggttgagaaccattgttctagagCTTTAGACAATAGGGCCTGCTTGGCCACAGGAGTAGTGCTCACACCACGAGGGAGCGCGGGACTATTCTTTCCGGTTCAGCTTTGCTGAGCCTTTTCCTCTGATGGTACTCTAACCCTCCTCCACTCTAGCTCTCCATTTCCCTCCTGGAAGGAGAGACGGCTTGAAACGTCCACTGTAGGAGTCTCCACTGTTTGTGGGGAGCGGTCCTCAAGTCACCCCGAGACCCAGGACGAGGTCACAGCTGTTGTGGCCTGTTGGCTGAGCCGGTGGGCAGTAGCACACGGACCCAGGACTTGCTCCTTTCTGCCCTGCCCTGCGATCAGAAGGCAGCGGATCTGCAGGAGTGAAGAGCATTTCTAGGTCTTCGGCAAGCAGCCACTGTGAAATGTAATATGAAATCAGCTGTAATTGTGGAACTTATAACATGTCATGGGGTGATGCTGCCATCCAGAGAAGTTTCTAGAAGCCAATGAAGAATCAAGAAGGAGAATTAAAAAGAGAGCTACTGCAGCTACTTCCAGTGGGTGGGAAGCTTAGCTTCAGGGCTTCCAGGCCAGTGACTCTTTCTCTAACAGGTGTTCTCTGTGTTTCTGCACTGACCCAGGTATTCAGGCTTAGAGAGACTTACTCTCTCAAAAGGAAAGCAAGGAGAccggagatgtagctcagtagattgtttgtttgtttgtttgtttgttttgcctggcatgcataaagccctgggtttgatccccaccaCCGCataaagcaggtgtggtggtgcatccctgtaatcctagcatttgggaggcagagccgggaggaccagaaattcagggtcattcttggctacacattgagtttgaagccaacctggacttaaaaaaaattatttatctgaGGTCataggagggcaccagatcccttggaactggaattacagacaattgtgagctgccatgtgtgtcctgggacttgaacctgggtcctctgactGAGCAGGCTTCCCCAGGCTTAGGGCTGCAGGGTCAGTTGGCTTGTTTCTACAGAATGAGCCCTGCCATGGCTGATAAAGCTGGAGTTCCAGAGCCGGCAAAATCAAGGTGGCAGAGATCCAGTGAGGAACAGCCTCATATGAGTGTCATTTTGAAGTGAGCTGCAGTCTTGTCTGGCCACAGCTAGGGGTGGAGGAGTaacagccccccccacccccccatccaccCCCAAGCAGAGTGACACCTGCTCTGGTGCATCTGTCCCTGATGAATGCTGCTCATTGGGACAGAGGCTCTCAGGCACGGTGTGATTGATTTCTGGAGGACAGACACAAAGGCTTGCCCACAGTGGAACCTGGAGACGCTGTGCCTGTCAATCCATTTGAGGCATGGCATTTGACCTGCCTCTTTTCAAAGGATGAGGCCTGTCAGTTGGCTTGGCACCCCAGAGTGACTTCTGAAAACTCAGGCACTGGGAATGTTTTACCTTGTTAACTAAATGAAGGACAGACCCAGCGGAGGCATAACTGGCACAGTAGCATGCTCTAAATAACAAGGCCAGGTCAGCAACAACAAATCCCAGGACCATGCAAGATATGAGGGAGATGCTAGGATGGAACGAGGGTTTCCTGAGCATCCACTGCATCCAAGTCATGTGCACACTTGATATCACTGATTCTCACAATTAGCAGGGGGAGCTGATGAAATGACCTCCCAACATTCAGGAAGAAATGAAGGTTTAGAAAGGATGGGTTCAGGCCGAGGGTTAGAGACAGGAAGGGGTGGAGTCAGATCCAAACCAgcatcccatctcctccagggctcCAGCTCTGCCTGTGCACAgtgagaagaaatggaagaattaTTGCCGTTGAGAGTTCAGGACTGGATGGAGCCAGGCGGCTGCTTGGGAACGGGCCTGCTTTCATGGAGATGTTCACTCACAGGTGACCCAGAGAGACTGCATGCTACGCGTGGCCTTCATTTCtactgctatgacaaaatgccccCACCAAAAGCCGTTTacaggagaaagagtttatttggcttacagctcCAGGTTATGGTCCACCACTGTGGgacagtcaaggcaggaactcaaacagctaGTCGTACTACTTCCTCAGTGACTGGATAAGGCCAGCTGGTCAGCAGTGtttctccatagcctctgctGCGGTCTTTGCCCCGacttcctgccccgacttccctcagtgatggactgtgacccggGAGTTGTAAGCTGAGATAAACTCTTTCGTCTCCAGGTTGGattgggtcatggtgtttatcacggcAACGGAAGGCAACTCAGGACAGCTGACATTCACTTTCAGGCTGCTGTTGCCTCCATTAAAGCAATCAAGTTATCCTCATCCCAGTTGTGCCCACAGGCAGACCTGATCTAGACAACCGGTGCTTCATACTCTTCCCaggctgtatcaagttgacagttaaaactcaCCATCACACATCCCGCCATTTCCCACAGGACTGCTTGCTGGGGTCTGGGTTATCTGTGGTCAATCTCAGCTCAAAGGGCCTGACACTTGACTCTTTCAGAAGTGgctccactgtggtggtattgtgttcccccaaaatattgtgtaccttaataaacttatctggggtcagagaacaggacagccactagatatagaggccagaaaatggtggcacacacgcctttaatcctatcacttgggaggcagagatccatctgtatctctgtaagtttaaagccacactggaagcagccaggcatggtgactcacgcctttaatcccaggaagtgatggcagaaagcagaaaggtatataaggcgtgaggaccaggaactagagctggttaagcttttcaggcttttgagcagcagttcagctgagatctatttggatgagaactcagaagcttccagtctgaggcaacaggatcagctgaggaactgccaaggtgaggaagctgtggcctgttctgtttctctgatcttccagcgttgaccccagtacctggctccaggcttgtttttattaataagacctgttaagattcatgctacactccaCAGTTGCATGACTTTTATACCATGTGTTGCTGTGGTTTTCTATGTTTAGTTTTGGTCCGTTTCTTCCTATGTGTAACTGACAAGCCTCATCGTGGGCGGGCTGCATGGGAAAAACAGCATATCTAGTGTCTGTTATCCATGGCTTCCGGCATCTACTGGGAGTCTTAGAATATGTCCCCTGTGATGAAGGGACTACTGTGCCCCTTCCAAAAGACACGTGACATTCCTAATCCCAGGCACCTTGATGTAGGACCTCATTTGGAAATAGGGTTTTTGGAGAGGTGATGAAATGTGGTCATTTGTGTGAGTTAAGATGACTCTTGCCTTCACAAGGAGGAGGAATCTGGGGAGGGAAGCTGCCATGAATAAAGAGAACTTCAGGAGAGACACAAGGAGGTCATTCAAAGGTAGCTGGAGCATGGGGACACATACAGACACCCAGGACCAATGGACATCGGGGTTAACCCCAGAGGCTGG is from Peromyscus maniculatus bairdii isolate BWxNUB_F1_BW_parent chromosome 20, HU_Pman_BW_mat_3.1, whole genome shotgun sequence and encodes:
- the LOC121824431 gene encoding uncharacterized protein LOC121824431, encoding MTLHLGGPMNDTIYPEPPMWYGVIHGFLLGADREPLHKFIKPQKHQNFNRLGPRSPTAKHRNAHADGRCRASCEHGVCKPMVRWAPALPVHSEKKWKNYCR